In one Neobacillus sp. WH10 genomic region, the following are encoded:
- a CDS encoding bile acid:sodium symporter family protein → MLQKLNKQLEKIMPLITPVSVVIGVLLSAYLKDFSFLIPWIFAFMTFAGSLSSNFQSLKEVMIHPFPIFLAMLILHALMPLWAWGVGHIAFSGDVYTITGLILGMVIPTGITSFIWVSIYKGNIPLVLSIILIDTLLSQILVPFSLSLFVGQRVELDFINIMKGLLGMIVIPSVIGMLLNQATKGKINDQLGTRLAPFSKMSIGIVVMLNGSVVAPYLKNVNLKLVGITLTVFFIALTGYLFSFLLGRLMKRDRDTVITLTFSGGMRNISAGAVLAVSFFPAAVAVPVVLGMLFQQVLASTNGHFLDRFYNKKVEKQESVVL, encoded by the coding sequence ATGCTGCAAAAGTTAAATAAGCAACTAGAAAAAATCATGCCCCTTATCACTCCGGTTAGTGTGGTAATAGGTGTGCTGCTCAGTGCCTATTTGAAGGATTTTTCCTTCTTAATCCCTTGGATATTTGCTTTTATGACCTTCGCCGGAAGCTTAAGTTCTAATTTCCAATCATTAAAGGAGGTCATGATCCATCCGTTTCCTATTTTCTTGGCGATGTTGATCCTGCATGCCCTGATGCCTCTTTGGGCTTGGGGAGTCGGTCATATCGCCTTTTCTGGTGATGTTTACACGATTACCGGGCTTATATTAGGCATGGTTATCCCAACAGGCATCACAAGCTTCATTTGGGTTTCGATCTACAAAGGTAACATTCCCTTGGTCTTATCAATTATCTTAATAGATACATTACTTTCGCAAATCCTTGTTCCATTTTCACTTTCGTTATTTGTCGGTCAAAGGGTTGAACTGGACTTCATTAATATAATGAAAGGGTTATTAGGCATGATTGTCATCCCTTCTGTAATCGGTATGTTGTTAAACCAGGCAACAAAGGGGAAAATTAATGACCAACTAGGCACACGTCTAGCTCCTTTTTCAAAAATGAGCATCGGCATTGTCGTCATGCTCAACGGATCAGTTGTTGCACCCTATTTGAAAAATGTCAATCTGAAACTTGTCGGTATTACGTTAACTGTTTTTTTCATCGCCTTGACGGGGTACTTGTTTTCCTTCCTTTTAGGGAGGTTGATGAAACGGGATCGAGACACGGTTATTACTCTGACTTTTTCAGGTGGAATGAGAAATATCAGTGCCGGTGCGGTTCTAGCAGTATCCTTTTTTCCGGCAGCGGTTGCTGTGCCTGTGGTTTTAGGAATGCTTTTTCAACAGGTGCTTGCCTCGACGAATGGACATTTTCTCGATCGGTTTTATAATAAAAAAGTGGAAAAGCAGGAATCAGTTGTTCTATAA
- a CDS encoding purine/pyrimidine permease has translation MNDLTRKENGFLSGVQGIQWAVFMLTNIIAVPVVVGAAFHMSPADISTFMQRMLFVSGAATLIQLFIGHRLPVVEGAAGMWWAIFILLGTMSAPSEQGLLLQQLEMGLIIAGIFLAILGFLPIIEKVRNLFTPIVTGVYLILLVAQLSGSFFKSMLGITATGQLNGKIALICFTEIVIILLISLKANGIWKSMGPFIGIVAGWSLFHFFGLIHLGKTYEPTSWFMVPQLLDWGTPKFDVGIVLTSIITSVVLISNVIAGILVVGIALEKEVKPKQYQKGILGNGITLFVSGLFSVVGVVPLSVSAGFITTTGIKKIRPLVIGAVLIMAAGFFPYIAEFLSTLPLEVAYASLFIPFSQMMGFGIRDLMGQKPSSRNLLVIGLSLMVGIGMMFMPTEAFESVAPWLRNIVANGLLVGLIFCLLLEHVLFREKKGAISTNN, from the coding sequence ATGAATGACTTAACTAGAAAAGAAAACGGCTTTTTGTCAGGGGTTCAGGGCATTCAATGGGCTGTCTTTATGCTAACGAATATCATCGCTGTGCCGGTTGTAGTTGGAGCGGCCTTTCATATGTCTCCTGCAGATATTTCAACTTTTATGCAGCGAATGTTATTTGTTTCAGGTGCTGCAACGTTAATCCAACTATTTATTGGCCATCGCCTGCCTGTTGTCGAAGGGGCAGCAGGGATGTGGTGGGCAATCTTTATTTTGCTTGGCACGATGAGTGCTCCAAGTGAGCAGGGGCTTTTACTGCAGCAATTAGAAATGGGACTTATCATCGCTGGTATATTTTTAGCCATTTTAGGATTTTTACCGATTATTGAAAAAGTTCGTAATCTATTTACGCCGATTGTAACAGGTGTATATTTGATTCTCTTGGTTGCTCAGCTTAGCGGCTCATTTTTTAAAAGTATGCTTGGAATCACTGCGACAGGCCAGTTAAATGGGAAAATTGCATTGATTTGTTTCACTGAAATTGTCATTATTTTATTAATTTCCTTAAAAGCAAATGGAATATGGAAGAGCATGGGACCGTTCATCGGTATTGTTGCTGGCTGGTCGCTGTTTCATTTCTTTGGGTTAATTCACCTTGGAAAGACCTATGAGCCAACAAGCTGGTTTATGGTACCCCAATTATTAGACTGGGGTACCCCAAAATTTGATGTCGGGATTGTACTAACATCCATTATTACATCGGTAGTTCTTATTTCGAACGTGATTGCGGGCATTTTAGTTGTGGGAATCGCTTTGGAAAAAGAAGTAAAGCCAAAACAATATCAAAAGGGTATATTAGGAAACGGGATCACCTTGTTCGTTTCCGGTTTATTTTCAGTGGTCGGGGTTGTTCCTTTGTCCGTTTCGGCGGGGTTTATTACGACAACAGGAATTAAAAAGATACGACCGCTTGTCATCGGTGCGGTCTTAATTATGGCTGCTGGATTTTTCCCCTATATCGCTGAATTTTTATCCACGCTGCCATTAGAGGTTGCCTATGCTTCCTTATTTATTCCTTTTTCACAAATGATGGGCTTTGGGATTCGCGATCTTATGGGGCAGAAACCGTCATCGCGAAATTTACTCGTGATTGGACTATCGTTAATGGTCGGAATTGGCATGATGTTTATGCCCACTGAAGCATTTGAAAGTGTTGCACCATGGCTGCGGAACATCGTCGCCAATGGACTGCTCGTCGGATTAATATTTTGTTTATTGCTTGAGCATGTGCTCTTCCGAGAAAAGAAAGGTGCAATTAGTACAAATAACTAG
- a CDS encoding SRPBCC domain-containing protein — MRNKLFVDKTIEIDAPASKVWDVITISEYNKQWALEFSSGGPQFHLESTWELGSPVFWKGQDDTVIVEGNVTAVQQYKLLRFTVFDVRSPERPPVTEEDGITFKLSEENGKMKLHILQGDFSAMTDGEKYRDASADIWDKVLPKVKEMAEQL, encoded by the coding sequence ATGAGGAACAAACTTTTTGTAGACAAAACGATTGAAATCGATGCACCGGCTTCGAAGGTATGGGACGTTATTACAATTAGTGAGTATAATAAACAATGGGCGCTGGAGTTTTCAAGCGGCGGTCCGCAGTTTCACCTCGAATCGACTTGGGAACTTGGAAGTCCCGTATTTTGGAAGGGGCAGGACGATACAGTGATCGTTGAAGGGAATGTAACTGCTGTCCAGCAATATAAACTACTTCGCTTTACCGTATTTGATGTTCGAAGCCCGGAAAGGCCGCCGGTTACGGAAGAGGACGGCATCACCTTTAAATTGTCTGAGGAAAATGGAAAGATGAAACTTCATATTTTACAGGGAGATTTCTCTGCAATGACGGATGGAGAAAAATACAGAGATGCGAGTGCCGACATTTGGGATAAAGTGCTGCCGAAGGTAAAAGAAATGGCAGAACAACTTTAA
- a CDS encoding dipeptidase has translation MNIIDLHCDALLKLQEANGALRFSDSPELHTNKKRLQQGKIKVQCFAIFIEPYIKGDQKFQVALEQIDYFYKEVLGKNPDIVHIKEWSDFDRLKIGQIGAMLTLEGVDAIGNDLAKLHILYQLGVRSVGLTWNQANLAADGAGEPRGGGLTLFGKEIVEFNNEHQILTDVSHLSDKGIWEVIELAKYPIASHSNARALCNHPRNLTDEQAKAMFAKGGQIHVVYYPPFVKESGEAAISNLVNHIDHFCSLGGVKQIGFGSDFDGISTFVTNLEDASMSQNLINELLKHFKEEEVRGFAFENFLNYRPGIGL, from the coding sequence ATGAATATCATCGACCTTCATTGTGACGCCTTGCTGAAGCTCCAAGAAGCGAACGGGGCATTACGATTTTCGGATTCACCCGAATTACATACAAATAAAAAACGGTTACAACAAGGTAAAATCAAGGTACAATGCTTTGCGATTTTTATAGAACCATATATTAAGGGCGATCAAAAATTTCAAGTTGCTCTCGAGCAAATCGATTATTTTTATAAGGAAGTGCTTGGGAAAAATCCGGACATAGTTCATATTAAGGAATGGTCTGATTTTGATCGGCTTAAAATTGGTCAGATTGGTGCAATGTTAACGCTGGAAGGTGTTGACGCCATCGGCAATGATTTAGCGAAGCTCCATATTCTCTATCAGCTGGGGGTTCGCTCCGTTGGTCTGACCTGGAACCAAGCGAATCTTGCAGCAGACGGTGCCGGCGAGCCTCGTGGGGGGGGATTGACGCTGTTTGGAAAAGAGATTGTTGAGTTTAATAACGAGCATCAAATCCTAACAGATGTGTCCCATTTAAGTGATAAAGGGATTTGGGAAGTCATTGAATTAGCCAAGTATCCGATTGCAAGTCACTCCAATGCGCGGGCATTATGCAATCATCCGCGAAACCTAACGGATGAACAGGCAAAAGCGATGTTTGCCAAAGGCGGTCAGATTCATGTTGTTTACTATCCTCCGTTTGTAAAAGAATCTGGCGAGGCTGCCATTTCCAATCTTGTGAACCATATTGATCATTTTTGTTCATTAGGAGGGGTGAAACAAATTGGCTTTGGTTCTGATTTCGACGGAATCTCTACCTTTGTTACGAATTTAGAAGATGCCTCTATGAGTCAAAATCTCATTAATGAACTGTTAAAGCATTTTAAGGAGGAAGAAGTGAGGGGGTTTGCATTCGAAAACTTCCTTAACTATCGGCCAGGAATTGGGCTATAA
- a CDS encoding DinB family protein yields MKSESISKHFQTLTRQRDPIMLKIQSLPQEKLWYRKEEGKWSIGEHIYHLYLIIRMLKVATKFSLILIPYAKIKRNTPYATEIHDIYAEFKEKKGRGMKAPWILVPPKKIRFSMDGIELEQLLLNETNDMKALVKKIDEDIAGHIVFLDPLAKYPNLIQAIQLLAIHEKHHFIIIENNYRMVFESSMKI; encoded by the coding sequence ATGAAATCTGAAAGTATATCAAAACATTTCCAAACATTAACTCGGCAAAGAGATCCAATCATGCTCAAAATACAATCACTGCCACAAGAAAAACTATGGTATCGAAAAGAAGAGGGAAAATGGTCTATAGGAGAGCATATATATCACTTATATTTAATTATAAGAATGCTTAAAGTTGCTACCAAATTTTCCTTAATACTTATTCCATATGCCAAAATAAAAAGAAACACACCATATGCAACTGAAATACATGATATTTATGCTGAATTTAAAGAGAAAAAAGGAAGAGGGATGAAAGCTCCTTGGATTTTAGTCCCCCCCAAAAAAATACGCTTCTCTATGGATGGGATAGAATTAGAGCAGCTCCTGTTAAACGAAACAAATGATATGAAAGCATTAGTTAAAAAAATTGATGAAGATATTGCCGGACACATTGTGTTTTTAGATCCATTAGCTAAGTATCCTAACCTAATTCAGGCTATTCAACTACTGGCTATACATGAAAAACACCATTTTATAATTATTGAAAATAACTATAGAATGGTGTTTGAATCTAGTATGAAAATTTAA
- a CDS encoding GAF domain-containing sensor histidine kinase, with protein MKRVDSITRRERIASFYIYSISFLGVIAIIFSIFKSEMPSEPIILLLLAVFMGITEYFPIRIGRGGITLSLTLIYPMNWEFGIHVTVVACVCAMVFTHTLRRLPMQRTLFNCTQFAFSIILAEWFSNECISFFINELNPPVLYEELISLLLFTVFFCLINTLLYDFLMVLLPQPYSLGQWYKKNILLLLSASFCLCYASLIYILEHRYRGELGGVTVLFFFFPLVAICILSSFIRQIRIEKERLYNLFTITTELSHGLSAGNLHQMKQSLKGFLGIQAYALWTKDEGNWMILLKDGKVHSNRSSPSDLHPNFEELSETFVVSDWKTGMAPGDEVFEDAIRSLVYLPLKVNHELVGIFVAGKSRGASFITEDIQSLSTFANQLGSLLKTRSLVAEQEKRMILEERNRLAREIHDGIAQVLAGVIFQLESALRQSADQSGNMQEVVDKSIKKLRKGLGEVRYSIYALKPYPTQRLGLKQAIANKIQSIKQEYDLEIKYHERGRSRTLSFTKERVIFDTLQESLQNIVKHAKADEVDILLSYQREHVLLKVKDNGVGFSLFESMIKTKHEPHYGILQMNEQAEQLGATLQIDSSPGKGTEIILLIPNSETREDYHDSHITSG; from the coding sequence TTGAAAAGGGTAGACTCTATTACTAGGAGGGAACGAATAGCGAGTTTTTATATTTATTCTATTTCCTTTCTTGGTGTAATTGCTATTATCTTTTCCATATTTAAAAGTGAGATGCCTTCTGAACCGATAATCCTTTTGCTGTTAGCTGTGTTTATGGGGATTACTGAGTATTTTCCGATCCGAATTGGAAGAGGAGGGATTACACTCAGCCTTACGCTTATTTATCCAATGAATTGGGAGTTTGGTATACATGTAACAGTTGTTGCTTGTGTATGTGCAATGGTATTTACTCATACCCTTCGCCGCTTGCCAATGCAAAGGACACTATTTAATTGCACCCAATTTGCTTTTAGCATCATTTTGGCAGAATGGTTTTCCAATGAATGTATTTCTTTTTTTATTAACGAGTTGAACCCTCCAGTTTTATATGAAGAATTAATAAGCTTGCTTTTATTTACTGTATTTTTTTGCCTGATCAACACCCTTTTATATGATTTTTTAATGGTGCTTCTTCCTCAGCCATATTCACTAGGACAGTGGTACAAGAAAAATATATTACTATTATTGAGTGCAAGTTTTTGTTTATGTTACGCATCCCTTATATATATTTTAGAACACCGATATCGCGGAGAATTGGGTGGAGTTACCGTTCTGTTCTTCTTTTTCCCGCTTGTAGCAATCTGCATCCTCAGCTCCTTCATTCGGCAAATACGGATTGAAAAAGAACGATTATATAACCTTTTTACCATTACGACGGAGTTAAGTCACGGGCTGTCGGCCGGAAACTTACATCAGATGAAACAATCACTTAAAGGATTCTTGGGAATACAGGCGTATGCTTTATGGACAAAAGATGAAGGAAACTGGATGATTCTGCTAAAAGATGGAAAAGTTCATTCCAATCGTTCAAGCCCCTCTGATCTCCATCCGAATTTTGAAGAGCTATCCGAAACCTTTGTTGTTTCTGATTGGAAAACAGGTATGGCTCCGGGAGATGAAGTATTTGAAGATGCCATCCGTTCCCTTGTCTATCTGCCCCTTAAGGTAAATCATGAATTGGTAGGGATATTTGTTGCAGGCAAAAGCAGGGGAGCGAGTTTTATTACCGAAGATATACAGTCCTTATCTACTTTTGCCAATCAATTGGGCAGTTTGCTTAAAACACGTTCGCTCGTCGCCGAACAGGAAAAACGGATGATTCTGGAAGAAAGAAATCGACTTGCCAGGGAAATTCACGATGGAATCGCACAAGTATTAGCCGGGGTCATATTTCAACTTGAATCTGCTTTGAGGCAGTCTGCAGATCAATCAGGAAACATGCAAGAAGTGGTAGACAAAAGCATAAAAAAATTACGGAAGGGTTTAGGGGAAGTTCGCTATTCTATCTATGCTTTAAAGCCATATCCTACTCAAAGGCTAGGGCTAAAACAAGCAATAGCAAATAAAATTCAATCGATAAAACAAGAATATGATCTAGAGATTAAATATCATGAAAGGGGCCGTTCACGAACACTCAGTTTTACAAAAGAACGAGTCATCTTCGATACTTTACAGGAAAGCTTGCAGAATATTGTAAAGCATGCGAAAGCGGACGAAGTTGACATTCTCCTAAGTTATCAACGTGAACATGTGCTTTTAAAAGTGAAAGACAACGGGGTTGGCTTTTCCCTTTTTGAATCCATGATTAAAACAAAGCATGAGCCTCATTATGGTATATTGCAGATGAATGAACAAGCTGAACAGCTGGGTGCTACCCTTCAGATTGATAGTTCACCAGGAAAAGGTACAGAAATTATATTGTTAATTCCAAACTCAGAAACAAGGGAGGATTATCATGATTCGCATATTACTAGTGGATGA
- a CDS encoding response regulator transcription factor — MIRILLVDDHTVLRDGIRSILDLETDIQVAGEAVSGDEVLEKVEECKPDCILMDINLPGKNGIEVTSLVKSQYPDCRVLVLTMYEHDEYLMEALKAGADGYLLKDSSSEQVVAAIRMVSQGDSVIHPRMTKKLITYHHQQTKSESNENMLTEREKEILFELVKGLSNKEIAEALFISDKTVKIHINKIFKKLNVKSRSQAVIYAVRNQLVPFS, encoded by the coding sequence ATGATTCGCATATTACTAGTGGATGATCATACGGTTTTGCGTGATGGAATTCGGAGTATACTGGATCTCGAAACTGACATCCAAGTTGCAGGAGAAGCCGTTTCCGGGGATGAGGTATTGGAGAAAGTAGAGGAGTGTAAACCTGATTGTATTTTGATGGACATCAATCTCCCTGGGAAAAATGGAATTGAGGTTACGTCACTCGTGAAAAGTCAGTATCCGGATTGCCGCGTTCTCGTTCTGACGATGTATGAACATGATGAATACTTGATGGAGGCGCTAAAGGCTGGTGCGGATGGCTATTTATTGAAAGATTCATCATCTGAACAAGTAGTAGCAGCGATTCGAATGGTATCACAAGGAGATTCTGTGATTCATCCTCGCATGACCAAAAAGCTGATAACCTATCATCACCAACAAACGAAATCTGAATCAAATGAAAATATGCTAACTGAGCGTGAAAAAGAGATACTGTTTGAGTTGGTCAAAGGTCTTAGTAACAAAGAAATTGCTGAAGCCTTATTTATCAGTGATAAGACCGTTAAAATTCACATCAACAAGATTTTCAAAAAGCTGAATGTAAAAAGCCGTTCACAGGCAGTCATTTATGCCGTTCGAAATCAACTTGTACCGTTTTCTTAA
- a CDS encoding BsuPI-related putative proteinase inhibitor: MEIKEVKLSVHAWENSESVKFIITLLNNTDSEKIFIFRTGQQYDIHVLNPEGKEVYRYSKDRFFTQAIEYVNFAPGEARKWEGTWDYKCDGKRVEPGEYIVLVNLVGKEEGVKTPIAKDMFTVS; encoded by the coding sequence TTGGAAATTAAAGAAGTTAAATTGTCTGTTCATGCTTGGGAAAATTCAGAAAGTGTAAAGTTTATCATTACGTTACTAAATAATACTGATTCTGAAAAGATTTTTATCTTTAGAACCGGTCAACAATACGATATTCACGTGCTTAATCCAGAGGGAAAAGAAGTGTATCGATACTCTAAAGACAGATTTTTTACACAAGCTATTGAATATGTGAATTTTGCTCCTGGTGAAGCCCGGAAATGGGAAGGAACTTGGGACTATAAATGTGATGGAAAACGTGTAGAACCTGGTGAGTATATCGTCTTGGTAAACTTAGTTGGTAAAGAGGAAGGTGTAAAAACACCTATAGCAAAGGATATGTTTACCGTCTCTTAA